A region from the Geobacillus vulcani PSS1 genome encodes:
- a CDS encoding helix-turn-helix domain-containing protein produces the protein MQHSYASFLLAWCLRQFRGERTLAAAYHLFSGKKSAQTLQDSKWFQLEPLFGTWKNVTMAALEEAAMALVEQRFALSEEQRTYTLTVAGEEWLAEQATLFPRHLNGWRYHEVEPLFWQRLSLIGQTLSNLVYGRRFAPICRDERTLQWVKQYLLAKGSRQMLTEALYQELIRLLEAVSEEAAAIFTLRLTSAVRIGWTMEQIAAHLKKDALYVQFQFRNVLHYIMAEAEAGRASMMAELMSGLAPAVLTQSAQKTYEWLRKGKTMEDIAALRRLKRSTIEDHLVEIAANVPGFSIAPFVDDEKAAAIRAAAQALRTRKLKEIREALDGKVSYFEIRLVLAKEVGRWTS, from the coding sequence ATGCAGCACAGTTATGCGTCGTTTTTGCTTGCCTGGTGTCTTCGCCAGTTTCGCGGCGAACGGACGCTGGCGGCGGCGTATCATTTATTTTCGGGAAAAAAATCGGCGCAGACGCTCCAAGACAGCAAATGGTTTCAGCTTGAGCCACTGTTTGGCACATGGAAGAATGTGACGATGGCAGCGCTCGAGGAGGCGGCAATGGCGCTTGTCGAACAGCGATTCGCTTTATCCGAGGAACAGCGGACATACACGTTGACCGTGGCAGGGGAAGAATGGCTTGCCGAGCAAGCGACGCTTTTCCCCCGCCATCTGAACGGCTGGCGCTATCATGAGGTGGAACCGCTGTTTTGGCAGCGTCTTTCCTTGATCGGGCAGACATTGTCAAACCTCGTCTATGGGCGGCGTTTTGCACCGATTTGCCGCGACGAGCGGACGCTTCAATGGGTGAAGCAATACTTGCTTGCCAAAGGATCGCGCCAGATGTTGACCGAGGCGCTGTATCAGGAGCTCATCCGGCTGCTTGAGGCGGTTTCGGAAGAGGCGGCGGCGATCTTTACGCTGCGTTTGACGAGCGCGGTCCGCATCGGTTGGACGATGGAGCAAATCGCGGCCCATTTGAAAAAAGACGCGCTCTACGTGCAGTTTCAATTCCGCAACGTGCTCCATTACATCATGGCGGAAGCTGAGGCTGGACGCGCTTCGATGATGGCCGAATTGATGAGCGGGCTGGCGCCGGCGGTGCTGACACAATCGGCGCAAAAAACGTACGAATGGCTGCGGAAAGGAAAAACGATGGAAGATATTGCCGCGCTTCGCCGCTTGAAGCGAAGCACGATTGAGGATCACCTTGTCGAAATCGCTGCCAATGTGCCCGGTTTTTCGATCGCCCCGTTTGTCGATGATGAAAAGGCGGCGGCCATTCGAGCGGCGGCGCAGGCGCTCAGGACGCGGAAATTGAAAGAGATTCGCGAGGCGCTTGATGGCAAGGTAAGCTATTTTGAAATTCGGCTCGTGTTGGCAAAGGAAGTGGGACGTTGGACGAGTTGA
- a CDS encoding RecQ family ATP-dependent DNA helicase gives MDELTKTLHMQFGHASFRPGQREVAEDVLAGRDVLAMLPTGSGKSLCYQLPAYLLQGSVLIVSPLVSLMEDQVEQLRRRGEKRVIAFHSLLDAEEKWQALASLETFRFIYASPEMLQSAKFLTALRRVCISLFVVDEAHCISQWGYDFRPDFLKLGEIRRALGTPPCLALTATAPPEVQEDIIRTLGMDGARRHIHSVDRPNIALCVKHCSSTEDKAVRLTDYAKRLEGPGIIYFSSRQWAEQMARQLEQCGAGRVAYYHAGMDGEQRLLVQQQFLYDQLDIVCCTSAFGMGVNKENVRFVFHFHMPAQLEAYVQEIGRAGRDGAPSLAVLFYADGDRAIAQAVAEAELLSPRGLREWCRRLPEGAGWEAAMAALEDAGFTDIQKRLLAYFLEQGQRAMPGWLTAEAKERLYGKMAAAIEVRRRWKRKKLQEMDAWVHLSSCRRQALVRAFGQELTGRRDVCCDRCGLSLDGYERAVRRPEAAPVRHWREELWDMLFGEGRTNEAAK, from the coding sequence TTGGACGAGTTGACGAAAACGCTGCATATGCAGTTCGGACATGCTTCATTCCGTCCGGGGCAGCGGGAAGTGGCGGAAGATGTGCTTGCTGGGCGTGACGTGCTGGCGATGCTGCCGACCGGAAGCGGCAAGTCGCTCTGCTATCAGCTGCCAGCGTATTTGCTTCAAGGCAGTGTGCTGATCGTTTCACCGCTTGTGTCGCTCATGGAGGACCAAGTCGAGCAGCTGCGCCGGCGCGGGGAAAAGCGAGTGATTGCTTTTCACAGCCTGCTTGATGCTGAAGAAAAATGGCAGGCGCTGGCCTCGCTTGAAACGTTTCGTTTTATTTATGCGTCGCCGGAGATGCTGCAGTCGGCCAAATTTTTAACGGCGCTTCGGCGCGTATGCATTTCGCTTTTTGTCGTTGATGAGGCGCACTGCATTTCTCAGTGGGGATATGACTTTCGCCCGGACTTTTTAAAGCTTGGGGAGATCCGGCGCGCACTCGGGACTCCGCCGTGTTTGGCGTTGACGGCGACGGCGCCGCCCGAGGTGCAGGAGGATATTATTCGCACGCTTGGGATGGATGGCGCCCGCCGCCATATTCATTCCGTCGACCGTCCGAACATCGCCTTGTGCGTGAAGCATTGTTCATCAACGGAGGACAAAGCGGTGCGTTTGACCGATTATGCCAAGCGTCTCGAAGGCCCGGGAATCATTTATTTTTCGAGCCGTCAATGGGCGGAACAGATGGCGCGCCAGCTCGAACAGTGCGGCGCGGGGCGAGTCGCCTATTACCATGCCGGCATGGACGGGGAGCAGCGGTTGCTCGTACAGCAACAGTTTTTATATGACCAGCTGGACATCGTTTGTTGCACAAGCGCATTCGGCATGGGCGTGAACAAAGAAAACGTCCGGTTTGTGTTTCATTTTCATATGCCGGCCCAGCTCGAGGCGTACGTGCAGGAAATCGGGCGTGCGGGGCGTGACGGAGCGCCAAGCCTTGCTGTGTTATTTTATGCGGACGGCGACCGGGCCATTGCCCAGGCGGTGGCGGAGGCGGAGCTGCTAAGTCCGCGCGGGCTGCGTGAGTGGTGTCGGCGGCTGCCGGAAGGAGCAGGATGGGAAGCGGCGATGGCGGCGCTCGAGGATGCCGGATTCACCGACATACAAAAGCGGTTGTTGGCGTATTTTTTAGAACAGGGACAACGAGCGATGCCTGGTTGGCTGACAGCGGAGGCGAAAGAGCGGCTGTACGGCAAGATGGCAGCCGCCATCGAGGTGCGGCGGCGCTGGAAGCGGAAAAAACTGCAGGAAATGGATGCATGGGTGCACTTGTCTTCGTGCCGGCGTCAGGCGCTTGTCCGCGCGTTTGGACAGGAGTTGACGGGTCGGCGGGATGTCTGCTGCGATCGCTGCGGGCTATCGCTTGACGGCTATGAACGAGCCGTCCGCCGTCCGGAGGCGGCGCCGGTTCGCCATTGGCGCGAGGAGTTATGGGACATGCTTTTTGGCGAGGGACGGACGAATGAAGCGGCAAAGTGA
- a CDS encoding CPBP family intramembrane glutamic endopeptidase, which yields MKRQSEQIQQMTEREVLFHLYVTQGLLLLAAGGCSLFLFDGAEWRRLWRFDLTDVLLYGAGGAALVLGVDFLAMRYLPDDWHDDGGVNEKIFRGRSIPHLFFLCALIAATEEWLFRGVVQTHWGVWAASVVFALLHVRYLEKWFLFLMVMLVSLFLGMLYEQTGSLWVTITAHFLIDFVLALHIRSGEE from the coding sequence ATGAAGCGGCAAAGTGAACAAATCCAGCAGATGACGGAGCGCGAGGTGCTTTTTCACCTTTATGTCACGCAAGGGTTGCTGCTTCTTGCCGCCGGCGGCTGTTCGCTCTTTTTGTTCGATGGGGCGGAGTGGCGCCGGCTTTGGCGGTTTGATCTCACCGATGTGCTGTTATACGGAGCGGGCGGGGCGGCGCTCGTGCTGGGAGTCGATTTTTTGGCCATGCGCTATTTGCCGGATGATTGGCATGACGACGGCGGGGTGAACGAAAAAATATTCCGCGGCCGCTCGATTCCGCATCTCTTTTTTTTATGCGCGCTCATCGCTGCGACGGAAGAATGGCTGTTTCGCGGCGTTGTGCAGACACATTGGGGGGTTTGGGCGGCAAGCGTCGTGTTTGCCTTGTTGCATGTTCGATATTTGGAAAAATGGTTTTTGTTTCTCATGGTGATGCTTGTCAGTTTGTTTCTCGGCATGTTGTATGAGCAAACCGGAAGCTTATGGGTGACCATCACCGCGCACTTTTTGATCGATTTCGTGCTTGCGTTGCATATTCGGTCGGGAGAGGAGTGA
- a CDS encoding LysM peptidoglycan-binding domain-containing protein, which yields MGRAEERRTRRSLRLDESTPSSRIKRRRKKEEQKRKYVPSRLLLFLFLILPAAVLTIHHVQSKSGSVTVVRHEERGGETVRIIRDDEVKGIEQAAKPKQKSAADRGNVSGWEKTDQWGKTDDEQGKIITHVVAANETLYSIAMKYYGTPDAIDLIKKENGLSTGRLQPGQTLRIPLRGEQ from the coding sequence ATGGGAAGGGCAGAGGAGCGCCGGACGCGGCGGAGCCTGAGGTTGGACGAGAGCACACCGTCATCGCGTATTAAACGGCGGCGAAAAAAAGAAGAGCAAAAGCGAAAATACGTTCCGTCTCGTCTGCTTCTGTTCTTGTTTTTGATCTTGCCGGCGGCTGTGTTGACGATCCATCATGTCCAATCGAAGTCGGGCTCTGTGACGGTCGTCCGTCATGAAGAAAGAGGGGGAGAGACGGTGCGCATTATTCGAGACGACGAAGTCAAGGGGATAGAACAGGCGGCCAAACCGAAGCAAAAGAGCGCCGCCGATCGGGGAAACGTCAGCGGTTGGGAAAAGACTGACCAATGGGGAAAGACTGATGATGAACAAGGAAAAATCATCACCCATGTCGTCGCCGCTAATGAAACGCTCTACAGCATCGCCATGAAATATTACGGCACGCCTGATGCGATTGATCTCATTAAAAAGGAAAACGGCCTATCGACCGGCCGCCTTCAGCCGGGGCAAACACTGCGCATCCCGCTTCGCGGCGAACAGTAA
- a CDS encoding YpbF family protein: MVHFPDEFPIDEVAKEMLVAVIEKKKKWERFEKRVLLLQAAAFSGLAIFLLYLLAKAAAFETWGERIAWFFAAPAHVFILLLLGTVYWAAVYYKGKSEKAEDDFHALRCEIIQKSIDLWKDEEQWSRRHRLFEWMKREYDINLYYEQS, from the coding sequence ATGGTCCATTTCCCGGATGAGTTTCCCATCGATGAAGTGGCGAAAGAAATGCTGGTTGCGGTTATTGAAAAAAAGAAAAAATGGGAGCGGTTTGAAAAGCGGGTGCTGCTCTTGCAGGCGGCCGCGTTTTCCGGTTTGGCCATTTTCCTTCTTTATCTTTTGGCCAAAGCGGCGGCTTTTGAAACATGGGGCGAGCGGATCGCCTGGTTTTTCGCCGCGCCGGCCCATGTGTTCATTCTGCTTCTTCTAGGCACCGTTTATTGGGCGGCTGTCTATTACAAGGGAAAAAGCGAAAAGGCGGAAGACGACTTTCACGCTCTTCGCTGTGAAATCATTCAAAAAAGCATCGATTTATGGAAAGATGAGGAACAATGGAGTCGGCGTCATCGGCTTTTTGAATGGATGAAACGGGAATACGATATCAATCTTTATTATGAACAAAGCTGA
- a CDS encoding manganese catalase family protein, translated as MWIYEKKLQYPVRVSTCNPRLAKYLIEQYGGADGELAAALRYLNQRYTLPSKVIGLLNDIGTEELAHLEMIATMVYKLTKDATPEQLKEAGLEPHYVDHERALFYHNAAGNPFTATYIQAKGDPITDLYEDIAAEEKARATYQWIINMSDDPDLNDGLRFLREREIIHAQRFREAVEILKEERSHKKVF; from the coding sequence ATGTGGATTTATGAGAAAAAGCTGCAGTACCCAGTCCGCGTCAGCACGTGCAACCCGCGGCTGGCGAAATATTTAATTGAACAGTACGGCGGGGCAGACGGAGAACTGGCCGCTGCGCTTCGTTACTTAAACCAGCGTTATACACTCCCGTCAAAAGTGATCGGATTACTGAACGACATCGGCACCGAAGAGCTCGCCCATCTCGAAATGATCGCGACGATGGTGTATAAACTGACGAAAGACGCAACGCCGGAACAGCTGAAAGAAGCTGGGCTGGAGCCGCATTACGTCGACCATGAACGCGCCCTCTTTTACCATAACGCCGCCGGCAATCCGTTTACGGCGACATACATTCAGGCGAAAGGCGACCCGATCACCGACTTGTATGAAGACATCGCCGCCGAAGAAAAAGCGCGCGCCACGTACCAATGGATCATCAACATGAGCGATGACCCGGATTTAAACGACGGACTCCGCTTTTTGCGCGAGCGGGAAATCATCCATGCCCAACGATTCCGGGAAGCGGTCGAAATTTTAAAAGAGGAACGCAGCCATAAAAAAGTGTTCTAG
- a CDS encoding spore coat protein CotJB, with product MKQMPKEYYEQLEELQAVDFALVELTLYLDTHPNDYQAIQQFNQLAQKRKQLKKQFEAAYGPLEQFGHSYSNYPWNWDDAPWPWQV from the coding sequence ATGAAACAAATGCCGAAAGAGTATTACGAGCAGCTTGAGGAGCTGCAAGCGGTCGACTTTGCCCTCGTTGAACTGACGCTCTATCTGGACACCCATCCAAACGACTACCAGGCAATTCAACAATTTAACCAACTCGCGCAAAAGCGAAAGCAGCTGAAAAAACAGTTTGAAGCTGCCTATGGTCCGCTTGAGCAGTTTGGCCATAGCTATTCCAATTACCCATGGAACTGGGACGACGCGCCGTGGCCTTGGCAAGTGTAG
- a CDS encoding spore coat associated protein CotJA: protein MFTTRKQYEPYISPFDPCPPIRVKTYVTAPNLYVGFQPPNLPQFPLREALMKGTLWQVFYDPYYSPYETKAKGDGS from the coding sequence ATGTTTACAACGCGCAAACAATATGAGCCGTACATCAGCCCGTTTGACCCGTGCCCGCCGATCCGCGTCAAAACGTACGTCACGGCGCCGAATTTATACGTCGGCTTCCAACCGCCGAACTTACCGCAATTTCCGCTTCGCGAAGCGCTAATGAAAGGAACGCTTTGGCAAGTGTTTTACGATCCATATTACAGCCCTTACGAAACAAAGGCAAAAGGTGATGGCTCATGA
- a CDS encoding metallophosphoesterase, which translates to MVIGGVITGILLLLVYMWKEAHSSRIRHVTLPFPSFSGHWPPLTIFFISDIHRRIISARMLEKVKGKADLVVIGGDLAERGVPEARVRENVRRLQAVAPVYFVWGNNDDEVGYDLRSLLLEEGVHVLKNEAKVWEHGGVPIALIGVGDVSRKEADIDRALAGVPPQSLRILACHNPAIIVRLRDEQRISLVLSGHTHGGQIRLFSLGLYEKGGLKWHGSTALLTSNGYGTTGVPLRLGAPAETHLITIVPGKPAAEKKCLSKTGKTM; encoded by the coding sequence ATGGTCATCGGGGGAGTGATCACGGGTATTCTGCTTTTGCTTGTCTATATGTGGAAAGAAGCGCACAGCAGCCGGATCCGTCATGTGACGCTGCCGTTCCCTTCTTTTTCTGGACATTGGCCGCCGCTGACGATTTTTTTTATTTCCGATATTCATCGGCGGATCATTTCGGCACGCATGCTGGAAAAAGTGAAAGGAAAGGCCGATCTCGTCGTCATTGGCGGGGATTTGGCCGAAAGAGGGGTGCCCGAAGCGCGCGTCCGCGAAAATGTGCGCCGGTTGCAAGCGGTCGCTCCCGTGTATTTTGTCTGGGGAAACAATGATGACGAAGTCGGTTACGATCTTCGCTCATTGCTTTTGGAAGAGGGCGTGCATGTGCTCAAAAACGAGGCGAAAGTATGGGAGCATGGCGGCGTGCCGATCGCGCTCATCGGCGTCGGCGACGTGAGTCGGAAGGAGGCGGATATCGATCGGGCGCTTGCAGGCGTGCCGCCACAATCATTGCGGATTTTAGCCTGCCACAATCCGGCGATCATCGTCCGCTTAAGAGACGAACAGCGCATTTCGCTCGTGTTGAGCGGCCATACCCACGGTGGGCAGATCCGGTTGTTTTCGCTTGGATTGTATGAAAAAGGAGGGCTCAAATGGCACGGCAGCACCGCGCTGTTGACGAGCAATGGCTACGGGACGACCGGGGTGCCGCTTCGCCTCGGAGCCCCGGCAGAGACTCATCTCATCACGATTGTGCCCGGAAAGCCGGCAGCCGAGAAAAAATGCTTGTCTAAAACGGGGAAAACGATGTAA
- a CDS encoding genetic competence negative regulator, with translation MRLERLTHNKIKIFLTFDDLLDRGLTKDDLWKDTFKVHQLFRDMIEEASEELGFEVNGSIAVEVYSLPAQGMVVIVTNEGDYDDMEEEFADDYIEMQVTLDESDDIFYEFQTFEDVIQLAHRLHAVGCLDGTLYSYHGRFYLHVPEEPPIPLDNFVALLAEFGNPATITIHRVQEYGKRLIERRAIEQLVRYFRAN, from the coding sequence ATGCGTCTTGAGCGCTTGACCCACAACAAAATCAAAATTTTCCTGACGTTTGACGATTTGCTGGACCGCGGGTTGACGAAAGACGATTTATGGAAAGACACGTTTAAAGTCCATCAGCTGTTCCGCGATATGATCGAGGAAGCAAGCGAAGAGCTCGGTTTTGAAGTGAACGGATCGATCGCGGTCGAAGTGTACTCTTTACCGGCGCAGGGCATGGTCGTTATCGTTACGAACGAAGGCGACTACGACGACATGGAAGAAGAATTCGCCGACGATTATATCGAAATGCAAGTAACGCTCGATGAGAGCGATGACATATTTTACGAATTCCAAACGTTTGAAGATGTCATCCAGCTCGCTCATCGCCTGCATGCGGTCGGTTGCCTCGACGGCACGCTCTATTCCTATCATGGCCGCTTTTACTTGCATGTTCCCGAAGAACCCCCGATTCCGCTCGACAACTTTGTCGCCTTGCTGGCCGAGTTTGGCAACCCGGCTACGATAACGATACATCGTGTGCAAGAATATGGGAAGCGGCTGATTGAACGCCGCGCGATCGAACAGCTCGTTCGTTATTTCCGCGCCAATTAA
- a CDS encoding Glu/Leu/Phe/Val family dehydrogenase, with translation MAADKHTEEKEQQYDVLASTQIVIHRALEKLGYPEEVYELLKEPIRVLTVRIPVRMDDGSVKIFTGYRAQHNDAVGPTKGGVRFHPDVTEREVKALSIWMSLKCGIVDLPYGGGKGGIVCDPRTMSFRELERLSRGYVRAISQIVGPTKDIPAPDVFTNSQIMAWMMDEYSRIREFDSPGFITGKPLVLGGSHGRETATAKGVTICIREAAKKRGLSLKGARVVVQGFGNAGSYLAKFMHDAGAKVVGISDVYGALYDPNGLDIDYLLERRDSFGTVTKLFKNTISNKELLELDCDILVPAAIENQITAENAPRIKASIVVEAANGPTTLEATEILTQRGILLVPDVLASAGGVTVSYFEWVQNNQGYYWTEEEVEQRLEKVMVKAFNNVYEMAQTRRVDMRLAAYMVGVRKMAEACRFRGWV, from the coding sequence ATGGCAGCCGACAAGCATACGGAAGAGAAAGAACAACAATACGACGTGTTGGCGTCGACACAAATTGTTATACATAGAGCGTTGGAAAAGCTCGGTTACCCGGAAGAAGTGTATGAGCTGTTGAAAGAGCCGATCCGCGTGTTGACGGTCCGCATTCCGGTGCGCATGGACGACGGGTCGGTGAAAATTTTTACCGGCTACCGCGCGCAGCATAACGATGCGGTCGGCCCGACGAAAGGTGGCGTGCGTTTCCATCCTGATGTGACGGAACGCGAAGTGAAAGCGCTGTCGATTTGGATGAGCTTAAAGTGCGGCATCGTCGACTTGCCGTATGGCGGCGGCAAAGGCGGCATCGTCTGCGACCCGCGCACGATGTCGTTCCGCGAGCTCGAGCGGCTAAGCCGCGGCTATGTGCGCGCCATCAGCCAAATCGTCGGACCGACGAAAGACATTCCGGCGCCGGATGTGTTTACCAACTCGCAAATTATGGCGTGGATGATGGATGAGTACAGCCGCATCCGCGAGTTCGATTCGCCCGGTTTCATCACCGGGAAGCCGCTTGTCCTCGGCGGTTCGCACGGCCGGGAAACGGCGACGGCCAAAGGAGTGACCATTTGCATCCGCGAGGCGGCGAAAAAACGCGGTTTGTCGCTCAAAGGGGCGCGCGTCGTCGTGCAGGGGTTCGGCAACGCTGGCAGCTATTTGGCGAAATTTATGCATGACGCCGGGGCGAAAGTCGTCGGCATTTCCGATGTGTACGGCGCGCTGTACGATCCGAACGGGCTCGATATCGACTATTTGCTGGAACGGCGCGACAGCTTTGGCACGGTGACGAAGCTGTTTAAAAATACGATCTCGAATAAAGAGCTGCTTGAGCTTGATTGCGACATTTTGGTGCCGGCGGCCATCGAAAACCAAATTACGGCGGAAAATGCTCCACGCATCAAGGCGAGCATCGTTGTCGAGGCGGCGAACGGACCGACGACGCTCGAGGCGACGGAAATTTTGACGCAACGTGGCATTTTGCTCGTTCCGGACGTGTTGGCAAGCGCTGGCGGCGTCACCGTGTCGTACTTTGAATGGGTGCAAAACAACCAAGGTTACTATTGGACGGAAGAAGAAGTGGAACAGCGGCTTGAAAAAGTGATGGTCAAGGCGTTCAACAACGTGTATGAAATGGCGCAGACGCGCCGCGTCGACATGCGCCTTGCCGCCTACATGGTCGGCGTTCGCAAAATGGCGGAAGCGTGCCGGTTCCGCGGCTGGGTGTGA
- a CDS encoding YpdA family putative bacillithiol disulfide reductase, producing MKEEKIIIVGGGPCGLAAAIALQDAGFSPLVIEKGNIVHSIYRFPTHQTFFSTSDRLEIGGVPFITENRKPTRNQALAYYREVVVRKQVRVHAFEEVKAVKPQKDGTFFIETTKGTYRAQYVVIATGYYDHPNYMNVPGEELPKVMHYFKEAHPYFNTDCVVIGGKNSSVDAAMELVKAGARVTVLYRGNEYSKSIKPWILPEFDSLVKKGVIRMEFRAHVKEITEEAVVYEVDGETKTIKNDFVFAMTGYHPDHRFLMNIGVQIDPESGRPHYDPETMETNVPGVFIAGVIAAGNDANEIFIENGRFHGGRIATCIAKREREASPKQLQ from the coding sequence GTGAAAGAGGAGAAAATTATTATTGTCGGCGGCGGGCCGTGCGGGCTGGCGGCGGCGATTGCTTTGCAAGACGCTGGATTTTCGCCGCTGGTGATCGAGAAAGGAAACATCGTCCATTCGATTTACCGTTTTCCGACGCATCAGACGTTTTTCAGCACGAGCGACCGGCTGGAGATCGGCGGCGTGCCGTTTATCACGGAGAATCGGAAGCCGACGCGAAATCAAGCGCTTGCTTATTATCGGGAAGTCGTCGTTCGCAAGCAAGTGCGCGTCCATGCGTTTGAAGAAGTGAAAGCCGTCAAGCCGCAGAAAGACGGAACGTTTTTCATTGAAACGACAAAAGGGACGTACCGCGCGCAATATGTCGTCATCGCCACCGGCTATTACGACCATCCGAACTATATGAACGTGCCAGGGGAAGAACTGCCGAAAGTGATGCATTACTTTAAAGAAGCGCATCCGTACTTCAACACCGACTGCGTCGTCATCGGCGGGAAAAATTCGAGCGTCGACGCGGCGATGGAGCTCGTAAAAGCCGGGGCGCGCGTCACGGTGCTGTACCGTGGAAACGAGTATTCGAAAAGCATTAAGCCGTGGATTTTGCCGGAGTTTGACTCCCTTGTAAAGAAAGGAGTCATCCGCATGGAGTTTCGCGCTCATGTGAAAGAAATTACCGAAGAGGCGGTCGTGTATGAAGTGGACGGGGAAACGAAAACAATCAAAAACGACTTTGTGTTTGCCATGACCGGCTATCATCCAGATCATCGCTTCTTGATGAACATCGGGGTGCAGATCGATCCGGAAAGCGGCCGGCCGCATTACGATCCGGAGACGATGGAAACAAATGTGCCGGGGGTGTTTATCGCCGGAGTGATCGCCGCCGGCAACGATGCGAACGAGATTTTTATCGAAAACGGCCGTTTTCATGGGGGTCGCATCGCTACCTGCATCGCCAAGCGTGAGCGGGAGGCGTCACCCAAGCAGCTGCAGTAG
- a CDS encoding asparaginase has translation MTKRKVVLLTTGGTIASKRSERSGRLRAGALSGEELAALCHLPKEIEIIVESVFQLPSMHLTFSHWLELKKRIEAHFTDPTVDGIVVTHGTDALEETAYFLDLTIDDPRTIVVTGSQRAPSDLGSDVYINIRHAIYAACAETLRGAGTVVVFNERIFAAKYVKKEHASNIQGFNAFGFGYLGIIDNDEVYVYQKPIRREYYKLVRPLPPVDIVKCYLEADGKFIKAARESGVAGIVLEGVGRGQVAPKMVDEIVKAIEVGIKVVVTTSAEEGAVYTTYDYLGSAYDLHKKGVILGSDYDAKKARIKLAVALAADADFDRLFAY, from the coding sequence GTGACGAAACGGAAAGTGGTGCTTCTGACAACCGGCGGCACGATTGCGAGCAAGCGGAGCGAACGTTCCGGCCGCCTGCGGGCGGGGGCGCTAAGCGGCGAAGAACTCGCGGCGCTGTGCCATTTGCCGAAAGAAATTGAAATCATCGTGGAAAGCGTATTTCAATTGCCAAGCATGCATTTGACGTTTTCGCATTGGCTTGAGCTGAAAAAACGGATTGAGGCGCATTTCACCGATCCAACCGTTGATGGCATCGTCGTCACTCACGGAACAGATGCGCTCGAAGAAACGGCCTATTTTCTTGATTTGACGATCGATGATCCGCGGACGATCGTCGTCACCGGTTCGCAGCGGGCGCCGTCTGATTTGGGCAGCGATGTGTACATCAATATCCGCCATGCGATTTACGCCGCGTGCGCCGAGACGCTGCGCGGGGCGGGGACGGTTGTTGTGTTCAATGAACGCATTTTTGCTGCGAAATACGTGAAAAAAGAACACGCCTCGAATATTCAAGGATTCAACGCTTTCGGCTTCGGCTATTTGGGCATCATTGACAACGATGAGGTGTACGTGTATCAAAAGCCGATCCGACGCGAATATTACAAGCTTGTGCGCCCGCTTCCGCCGGTGGACATTGTGAAATGCTACTTGGAGGCGGACGGCAAGTTCATTAAAGCCGCCCGGGAAAGCGGAGTCGCTGGCATCGTGCTCGAAGGGGTCGGCCGCGGACAAGTGGCGCCCAAAATGGTCGATGAAATCGTCAAAGCCATTGAAGTGGGCATCAAAGTCGTGGTGACGACGAGCGCCGAGGAAGGGGCGGTGTATACAACGTACGATTACCTCGGCAGCGCCTATGATTTGCATAAAAAAGGCGTCATTCTTGGCAGCGACTACGATGCGAAAAAAGCGCGCATCAAGCTTGCTGTCGCCCTCGCTGCTGACGCCGATTTCGATCGTTTGTTTGCTTATTAA
- the prsW gene encoding glutamic-type intramembrane protease PrsW gives MFSLISAGVAPGVALLSYFYLKDEYEAEPLSFVLRMFLFGVLLVFPIMFIQYVLAAEGIVASPAAEAFLSAALLEEFVKWFVIYFFVYDHDEFDEPYDGIVYSASVSLGFATLENILYLLANGVETAIARALLPVSSHALFSVIMGFYFGKAKFAAKKRRYYLWASFLLPFFLHGVYDWLLLAKERWGYYMGVFMLSLWWVALRKVKQAKGYARCQAVPPAKSQA, from the coding sequence ATGTTTTCGTTGATTTCCGCCGGCGTCGCCCCCGGGGTGGCGCTGCTTAGTTATTTTTATTTAAAAGACGAGTATGAGGCTGAGCCGCTTTCGTTTGTGTTGCGCATGTTTTTGTTCGGCGTTTTGCTTGTGTTTCCGATCATGTTCATCCAATACGTGCTGGCGGCAGAAGGGATTGTCGCGTCGCCGGCAGCTGAGGCGTTTCTTTCCGCCGCGCTCCTTGAGGAGTTTGTCAAATGGTTTGTCATTTATTTTTTTGTGTATGACCACGACGAATTTGACGAGCCGTATGACGGCATTGTGTACAGCGCCAGCGTCTCGCTCGGATTCGCGACGCTGGAAAACATTTTGTACTTATTGGCCAACGGAGTGGAGACGGCCATTGCCCGGGCGCTTTTGCCGGTGTCCAGTCATGCGCTCTTTTCCGTCATCATGGGGTTTTATTTCGGCAAGGCGAAGTTTGCTGCAAAAAAGCGCCGCTATTATTTATGGGCGTCGTTTTTGTTGCCGTTTTTCCTTCATGGCGTCTATGACTGGTTGTTGCTCGCCAAAGAGCGATGGGGCTATTACATGGGGGTGTTTATGCTCTCCTTATGGTGGGTGGCGTTGCGCAAAGTAAAACAAGCGAAAGGATACGCCCGCTGCCAGGCGGTGCCGCCTGCGAAAAGCCAAGCGTAA